A stretch of DNA from Aspergillus flavus chromosome 3, complete sequence:
CCGCTGACCCGAAATATACTCACCCAATTCGATGACTTACTTATGGCTCTTCACAACGCCCGCAATGGTGGAGTGGGAGCGGACGACAGCTCGGCGAGTGAGTGGCAAACAGATACAGAGAGTATTGCCTCTAGCATCTCATCCCGCAAGAGAAGGACAATAAAAAATACCGCTGAGCGAAGTCAATCGAGGGGTAGAAAGCGCACACGCAGGTCATCCGCTCGAAGTGAGTCAAGCCGTCAACGTTCTCACAGTGGGCATGCATCAAGTGGACGAGCACCTTCTCGGCTTGGCTCACGTCGTCAATCAAAATCACAAAACTCAAGGCCGCGGGGGCGCTCAGCTGGCAGCGACCGCAAAAGATCTGCAAGTCGTATGCGTCTTGGCCTCCGCGACTGGAGCGAAGTACTAGGAATCGCCTCTATGATCGGCTTTCCACCAGCCGTGATAATGCGTTCTTCACAAAGATGTGCCGCTCTGTTTCGTGAGGATATGGAGTTCCGCGTTTTGCAAGAAGGTACCTTACAGCAAGTTCGGGACGGAGGTTCTTCTACCTGGGCTTACGCAGAAAATGAGCCCGAGGAACCTGGAACTTCGCTGCCGCCTCCTTCGCCTCCTCCTACCAAACGATCCCTCTCTCGCACGACTTCTGTGAAGAAAGCTTCTAGCACCCGAGCTACTAGCCCTGCTACTGATCATACCGACGAGGTGACCAGAGGCAAAGGCAAGGGTCAACACCGCAAGCAAGATCTAATATGCCCCGTCAGGACGTGTCCCCGGCATATCAATGGGTTTGCACGGACATGGAATCTTAACTTGCATATGAAACGCATGCATGCTGGTTATCGCCCGAAGAGTACTGACTCAAAATCCAAGTCTTCCGTGGTCGGCCCTGCTGGCGACACTGACAGTTAATAGTGTCTAAAATGTGGTATGCCCGTCTATACGCGTAGAACAGAGAACTATCTTCATAATGCAAGTTCAAACAAGTTATACTTAGTTGCAGCTATAGTCATATCCTTACATCCTAAGTTATTACTATTGTTTCTGAGCGAATGGTAACCCTATCAACGAAACTAAACGGTCTCAAACAAGCCATGATAAGGTGAAATTGATTGTACGGTATTGTATCACTGTAAAACTTTGTGCACTATGATTGGAGAACAATACCGAAGCTGTCTGAAACACAGTTTATAATTGGCTTAAGATACCGGGGTCTAGATCGGCATACCGATATGGTTATGCAGTTACAGTTCAATGATTTCATAGTCGCTCAAGCATCTATATGACAATCACACCAGTTCTACCCCTACAAAAAGCATCAAAGtaggagaaaaagaaccaatTATTCGAGCAGATACACATCATCGTGTGTATAATTCTCAGAAAAGTCGAATCTGCCATATCCACGGATTACTGGCTCCTAAATAGAGAAATGACGTCGACACACGTGACGCGGAGCTTCCCCGCTGGACGGCATTACAGGGAGCAGCTCGGAGGCATTCTCAACAATGATTAGTCTCCACGCGATGGATCAACCTCGCTCCTGCAGTATATAAGTCTGAAGCAAAAGTCTTCTGTGCCTTGCTATACTTTTTAGCTATTCAACTCCGTACAAACAACCTCAGAAATCTTGTGTTTGACCGTATCCCCAAACTTTCCCCGCACAATCTCCATCTAGGAAGGCGAAGAAACGACCGTACACGGAAGTCGGCTTTTTTTGATCTTCCTCGCATCATATTTATAATCAG
This window harbors:
- a CDS encoding RNA polymerase I-specific transcription initiation factor-domain-containing protein, which translates into the protein MSSISGGRSPRFIPPQSAQPYRSIFGGSSSQDVADLQPYPEWQGDAAFGSDDFDVAMEDIPIVEDDHPDDSTYKESDEDEPGSEAGGSQQRIPQSTADAATGHSDIVSPPSSAEYRPNRFRGSESQWRKLTAEDRQNAEALETIRARDLAAHLYNAYALRVRARELARQAVEAGEPEDEIKVFGPPKRWAAWPMSATEVPRGNEHVRRGEDEAWTLRMQPDPRPSAELEESLIAIMLKDAKEKFQTRSWDDRLSSVQQWAMSQANIDNDTATDGEQKSDPEFIHEILLRPVVQADDEKSRRQLRPLTRNILTQFDDLLMALHNARNGGVGADDSSASEWQTDTESIASSISSRKRRTIKNTAERSQSRGRKRTRRSSARSESSRQRSHSGHASSGRAPSRLGSRRQSKSQNSRPRGRSAGSDRKRSASRMRLGLRDWSEVLGIASMIGFPPAVIMRSSQRCAALFREDMEFRVLQEGTLQQVRDGGSSTWAYAENEPEEPGTSLPPPSPPPTKRSLSRTTSVKKASSTRATSPATDHTDEVTRGKGKGQHRKQDLICPVRTCPRHINGFARTWNLNLHMKRMHAGYRPKSTDSKSKSSVVGPAGDTDS